A window of Benincasa hispida cultivar B227 chromosome 9, ASM972705v1, whole genome shotgun sequence genomic DNA:
TGGCGTGGGTGGAGGCATATATTTTGCATGGGCGGTCTTTGTGGGTTGTTCAGTGTGAGGTtgggaggtcttggtgcttgagTGCTACCTTGCGTTGTAGggatagattcaagcatctgATTCATTTGATGGTGGGCAATGGAAGGTcatgttttgtttggtgggatccttggcTGCCAGGGGGTGCAATTATGGATTCATATGGGTCTACGATGGTCTATGATGTAGAGAGTAGTATGGAGGCAATGTCAGAGTTTatggatggtgagggaggttgAAGGTGGCCTATAGTGTCATGGGAGTTGCTTGAGATCTGGGGTCTTATTCAGGCAGTGAAGCCTAGGGTGAGGGgggaggattattgggtttgggtgTCGGGTGTTAGTGGTCAGTTTTCTATCGTTAGTACGTGGGAGAGTTTGCGCCCTCGTCGTCCTAGAGTGTCTTAGGCAGGTCTTTTATGGTTTGAGGGTGGTAGTCCGCGTCACTCACTCTATGCGTGGTTAGCTGTGAAGGACAAGTTAGGCACGtgggattggttgaggagttggggtgTGTTGTCAGGGGGGGTGTGGAGTCGCaggatcatctatttttttagtgtgggtttgggagagagATGTAGTCAGGTGTGTTATGTCAGTTGGGTTCGACTCAACGAGTGGTGGGTTAGGTTATCAAGTTGAGTTGGTTATGCCAAGTGGGGTCAGGTAAGGAGGTGCGTAGTAATCTGTTCCGTGTCTTCTAGTGTGCTTCCATCTACTACATTTGGCAGGAGCATAATTGCCGGCTTCATGGGGGTAGATTAAGGACGATGTATGCTATGTTTCACCTTATGATCTCTAGGGTTTGTTTTCGTGTTGCTTCCTAGGGGGTTGATCTTCTCGATCTTATCTAGTGCGTTTACGGATGTTTTTCCTCTTTTTGTACTTGTCGTTCTTCTTTGTTTAGCTGTTGGCCCCAGGTGGTGAggttttgtttccttttctctattttctccCAGATGGATGGTGTTATTTTGCATTTGTTTTGGCTTTGTTTCGGCCGAGTCTTGTCTTTGCTTGTACTTTTTTGCTTTGATTCCTTGATCCCGGGTTATAAGTTACCCCTTActattgtataataatatcacttattctaaaaaaaataaataaataaaaacaaaaaaataaagacTAGGAGTGAGAGTgagtatttattaaaaaaaaaaaaaatagatgttaaaagtataaatcttataaTTTATGGACCAAactgaaacaaaactcaaatctcaatgataaaattataacattttgaaatttaggacTAGAagtgtaaaatcttgaaatttaaaaactaaatagaaactattttgagtggatGTCAAACTAAACAAAATATAGATTGATaactaataaaatttaaatatgtagCACGAGaatattttagagagaaaaaaaaaaaaaaaagaaataggtTGTTGCAAGTATAGCCATCAGaatttaggccaaaattattaGTAGATATAATATACTAGactttgttatatttgcaattcttttaaaatattgcTACACTTGATTATGAGTCTTGAAAATGctattacaattttaaaaaaaaaaaataaaaagaagaatgTCAAACATACATTATCTCATTTTTTAAGTGCAACATTATCGTTtagaatatgattttaattgtactaaaaaataatacGATTTTAATTCACTTGGgggattaaaattaaaaataccattttaataTTGAATTCCATTATGCACATGGAAAATGAATACTATTATCTGTccaaaagagggaaaaaactAATATTAAATTCTTAACATATTTTAGACATTTTTTCCTATTGAGTTGTCACTAACAGTTGGGGTTCTTCAATTGACTACCATAACATAATCAGTGTTAACATATAAATTTTCAACCAAAAATCATGAATTTAGCCTCAGAAAGTTAGAATTTTAgtaaaaaatctcataaatagtTCATATTCTTACTTTTAAATCAAAGGAGTGTAACTTTCTCTAAATCATGGAGACCACCTTATAAATTCATTtcacatttttaatatttttttataaaaatataaattaatgatCAATATACCTAATGTGGAAATATGTATTAAAAATCTTAATGagggattaaattttttttaacccaATTATTATAAGATGTGTTATATCAACTAAAAGGTTGGAAGTTTGAATCACTCACCCATGTTGgactagtaaaaaaaaaaaaaattcttttttcttaCAATAAAAAACAACTGAAAAAGAGTAAATCAATAGTGATAATACTAGATAATTAAAGAAGAtatttcttaattcaaatttcatttaatagAAAGTAGCGCATGGCTAAATtgtagataataaaacatagaaaCTAGTAGTTGtcaaacaaaatggttactatcattttttaaaattggttaaGAGTTCAAATGTTTCTTTAGAAAATATGAGTACTATGGGTAAGAAATTGTgagaaaacaaacacaattatTACAAAGATAAAATAGTCAGTAAAAAGAGTCtaaactttttttagttttgataacACGTGGAatggaaaaatcaaatttctaattCAGAGGTTGATAATATAAGAGAGACTAATTATGGTATTAAGAAAAATGTGTAAATTGTTACGAAGGAGCCTAAGTATTAGATGGAATGGAAATAGATATTCCAAGGTGTTGCAAAGATATTAAGttaatgatgaagaagaagaaaggaaaggaaaggaaagggaGAGATGGAGAGagagaaattagtttaattaaaaggCAAGAAGTAGTTGTTTTAATGGCAATGTTTGTTGAAGGAATTATGAACAAACAGAATATGAATTACACGTTGTGGCGCGAGAAATCAAAGGGATGTTATAACAAATGTTTGCATAATTATCTCTTACGACAGCTCATTTGTAGAAGAAACCAGAATACCAAGTCTCTGTAATCCGCTGGAAGACTCGATCGAACACAAAGAAGACAACGACGACGGCAATGTGAAGAAGACATGGAAGCTGCAAATTAACTTTGATTATCTATCATTCTCACAAACCCACAACCTGTGTTCCGTGGAAATTCCATTTCAGAAAGCCTATCTCAAGAGATTCTCTCCTCTGCCGGCTTCTGCTTCTGGTTTTGATTTCTGAATCCAATTTTCCGCTTCCAATTCCAGGAACATAGAGTTGATCAATCAAGTTCTAGTTATTATTATGGGCTGTTGCCAATCCTCGTTACTTAAACTGAAAAAACCTTCAGCCGATGTTACTGGGGAAGATAATAATCCTCAAGACCCGAAGATTCACCACCATCAGAATGGAGTAGATGCCTCGCCGGCGGATGAATGCGTGCCGTCGTTTGTGGAGTTTACCTTCGCTGACCTCAAGCTGGCGACTAACAACTTCTGCTCTGATTACATTGTATCGGAAAGTAGTGACAAATCTCCTAATGTCGTTTATAAAGGGCGTCTTCAGAAAGAGAACAATCAATGCTGTGTTGCGGTTAAAAAATTTACCAAAGCTGCGTGGCCGAATCGCAAACAGTTCGCTGTACGTATATCTGTTCATTTTGTTTTGTCGATTTCTCGGATTCTGATTTTCATCATTGTGTATCCTAGGTTTTGAAATTGTCATTCGaatttgttgttattattgaatTCTTATTCAGGAGGAAGCCTCTGGTGTGGGGAAATTGAGAAACAAAAGACTCGCTAATTTAATCGGCTACTGCTGCGAGGGCGATGAAAGGCTGCTTGTTGCGGAGTATATGCCTAATTGCACTCTTGCAAAGCATTTGTTCCACTGTAAGTCGTTTCAATTCGTTCGTGATTGAAGATGTCTGGAATTTATCATATCAAAAGCAATCGagttcttcttcctcttctacgTCGTTGTCTGCTTCTTTTTTATGATTTAGATGTTTAATCTGCCTATGGACGGCCTAGAACTGCCATGGAAGGGAAGCTGTCGATGATTCACTATAGTTTCAATCTGTTGATTGCTTTCTATTTTCGTTTCTTTTTCTTGAAAACTTCATCTAGTGAGATTCTGCATATTGATCCTTGCAAATTTTATATGCAGTGCATTATTTTGTTTTCAAGTAAAACTTAAAGTCAGTTTTACAATTTCCTTGACAGGGGAGAAACAAACCATTGAGTGGGCAATGCGTTTAAGAGTTGCTCTATACATTGCTGAAGCATTAGAATATTGTAGTCAGGCAGAACGTCCATTATACCACGACTTGAATGCAGATAGGGTTCTATTTGACGAGGTACACCTACCCCTTTCACCCttttttggcaaaaaaaaaacgAGAATAATTTCCTTGATATGTATGATAAGAATTGAGAGAAAACATGTGATCTTCTTTTACAAATGCccattttttctaaattatagaAGAGGTTGTTACAATGTGGCAGATAATTTTTCACCGTTGGATATAGTGAGAAGTATGAGATTgcaaattattgaaaatatgtcCAATGATTATTATGAAACAGCCACATTGCAGCAGTCTCATTATAAAAATTCCTAGTGAATGGATCCTTTGTATCATATTGTATTATTGTGGTGATTCATAGAGGTTTTGCAGAATGGTGATCCTCGGCTATCATGTTTTGGATTGATGAAAAACAGCATGGACGGGAAAAGTTACAGTACTAATTTGGCTTATACACCTCCAGAGTATTTAAGAGATGGTACCTGAATATCATctactttttattataaaatttaatttcttctttCATTTACATAAGGAGCATATCTTTATGATATCCGTACGAAACTTTATAGGAAACCTACAAAATTGCATATTAgaactttataattttcaaatatatgattATTCATTCAATCTCCCTTGACGATGATTTAACTCTAGATTGTGATAGCATGGACTATCTCTATATAtgatcaaattcatattaagaCTTGTTAGAACACGTGATTATCATCTTCTCCTGCATCTAGAAACCTTCATACTGAATCTTAGTGtatgaaggaaaaaagaatGAGCAGTAAGATCCTTATGAATGTCCCTTAGACATTATAGCAAGAACATAACCGTATTTATTCCCATTTGTTTTGGATTGTATCACTGTCATAATTGTTTACTTTTTTTCAGGAACTGTAATTCCTGAAAGCGTTATTTATAGCTTTGGGACAATCCTTTTAGACCTTCTTAGTGGAAAGCATGTCCCTCCAAATCAAGTAAGtactttataaatattttatgagtgTCACTAGCAACTAATTTTCTTAGGTTACATTATATAGGAATGTCAAGTGAACTCAATAAGTGGAAtatcatttaggaaagcttcaaatttcttatttttctttaattatagaGCAGGCATTCTGGAATTTGATTTTCTGCCATTCTTAAAATGCATGTGAAAGTTCCTCGttagtttattatattattatgccAAAAGGCTTTGTTGACTTATTTGGTTTGACTTTACTCGACGCTGATGTAAAATTCTTTCAGAGGCATAAACGTTTCTTTTTCTACTCAACTCTTCCATCACCTCATGTCATAAACTACCCTTTTTTCTTTGAAGTGGGGATATATTATTGGTtttgataactttttttttttgggaaagaGATACCCATGTTTTTGTTCTTCTAAAAGTAAGTTTGTTCGTTATTGATTCATTTGTTTAATATGTATTTTCGtaatgtttttaaaatcttaatcaaagttttaaaaactaaaataatagtTTCCAAAAATATGCTTTTTGTTCTTAATATCTCAATTATCAACTTATAGGACCGAATTTACTTATTGTTTAGGGGAAGAAttcgtttatatttttttcaattatttttctcgACTTGCATGCAGGCACTTGATATGATAGGAGGTAAAAACATTACGCTGCTGATGGATTCACATTTAGAGGGGAAATTTTCAACTGAAGAGGCGACATTAGTATTTGAGCTCGCTTCACAGTGCTTGCAATATGAACCTCAGGATCGACCGAGTATTAGAGAACTTGTTGCAGCACTCGTCCCACTGCAAAATAAATCTGATGTAAGTGGTTCCTTTTCTATCTTGTGGACCTCTTGTGGTGCTTGATTAAATATTATGATGTTTATCTTTGTATTTGCTTTTATGAGATTAATGATTTATGGTTTAATCATACAAAAATAGTCACAATTAGTTATTGAAGGAATATAATCCAAGCTGCTCCTCTGATATGAGCGTCGATTGTTTTACATATCTGGGTGTCGATCTAAATTCTTCAAAGTTAAATGTCTAATCCCCAACTTAAAATGCTCCAAACCCTGATTCATGTTtattttggagatttttctTGCTTCCATATATTTTGGCTTGTTCTTCCTGAAAACGTCAAAATATTCCAATTATCACAACTAAGGAAAACTGCCTTACGCTCATCCAAAACTTATGCTGGTTTCCCAATCCGTTTAGCTCCCTTGGAGTTGCTTGGTAAAGAATCCGCATGAATCCTCAGGACATTCTTTTAATTCAGTCAATAGTCAGCATTCTAACTTCTAACATGTTCAATTCTTATAGATTCCATCATATGAAATGATGGGTATCGCAAAACATGAGGAAATACCGTTGCCGCCACAAGAACCTCTCTCTGCAATGGGGGATGCTTGTTTTCGAGTGGACCTTACAGCCATTCATCAGCTTTTGCTCGTTTCACACTATAAAGATGATGACGGATCCTGTGAAGTAAACCATCGTATAACTTTCTCTTCTTTTAGATAGTTGATCGTTATTAAATGCTAAAAGTTTCATCTCCATCTGGATTCATACAGCTTTCCTTCCAAGAATGGACGCAACAGATTAGAGATATGTTGGAGGCCCGCAAGCGAGGCGACATGGCATTTCGAGATAAAGATTTTATAGGTGCAATTGATGGCTATACTACGGTAAGCTATATTTCTTGATGATGTATTATGAACATTTTCCCAAAACCTAAGAAAACAGAACATCCGGATGATTATATTGAGCTACTCTGCTCGAGATTGACCTATTTATTTATGGTATAATGTGCAGTTCATTGATGTGGGCAATATACTTTCTCCAACAGTATATGCAAGAAGAAGTATTTGTTATCTGCTGTGTGAAAAACCCGATGCTGCACTTAGAGATGCTATGCAAGCACAATTGGTTCATCCTGAATGGCCCATTGCATTTTACTTGCAAGCTGTTGCCCTTGTTAAGCTTGGAATGCACAAGGATGCAGCTGATATGTTGAATGAGGCATCAACATTAGAGAAGAAAAGGCATAGAGGTGGCAGAGGGTATTAACAATTCACTTCTTTTCAAATTCTTTGGTGTATTTTTTTTcccccatcttcttcttcttctaagttgTAACAAATCAATTGGGGTCGATGTCAGGCAAAACGGCATACCATGGGATCTGTAAGTTATCAATCAAGTAGTATGTAATTTTGTGAAATCAAGGAAATGATTAGTTGTTTCATCTGTGtatttaacatttataatacaattCCGTGTCGACATGTTTCTATGCAACATATAACTCAGCTTTTCCATCGATGAAAAGGCTCATGAACTCTTCCCCGTCCACAGTTTCCTTCTCGATAAGAAGTTGCGCTAGCTTATGAAGAATGTCGATGTGGGTTGTGATAATTTGCTTAGCCCTTGAATATGCTTTCTCTACCAACTCCCTAACCTCTGCATCCACAACATCTGCAGTTGCCATAGAGTAATCTTTCTGGGATGACATCTGAAAGTTAAAACACATTCGTTAGAAGTCTGTCTGTCAAACTATGAAACCTGAATTGTATGACATTATTAGAGCATACCTGTTGACCTAAGAAGGGATTTCCGCCCGGTCCACCAATTGCAATTTGTCCGATCTTTTTACTGAATCCAAACCTCTCAACCATTTGTCTTGCCACCCGAGAGACTTGCATGAAGTCGTTCGATGCGCC
This region includes:
- the LOC120085659 gene encoding serine/threonine-protein kinase BSK1-like, coding for MGCCQSSLLKLKKPSADVTGEDNNPQDPKIHHHQNGVDASPADECVPSFVEFTFADLKLATNNFCSDYIVSESSDKSPNVVYKGRLQKENNQCCVAVKKFTKAAWPNRKQFAEEASGVGKLRNKRLANLIGYCCEGDERLLVAEYMPNCTLAKHLFHWEKQTIEWAMRLRVALYIAEALEYCSQAERPLYHDLNADRVLFDENGDPRLSCFGLMKNSMDGKSYSTNLAYTPPEYLRDGTVIPESVIYSFGTILLDLLSGKHVPPNQALDMIGGKNITLLMDSHLEGKFSTEEATLVFELASQCLQYEPQDRPSIRELVAALVPLQNKSDIPSYEMMGIAKHEEIPLPPQEPLSAMGDACFRVDLTAIHQLLLVSHYKDDDGSCELSFQEWTQQIRDMLEARKRGDMAFRDKDFIGAIDGYTTFIDVGNILSPTVYARRSICYLLCEKPDAALRDAMQAQLVHPEWPIAFYLQAVALVKLGMHKDAADMLNEASTLEKKRHRGGRGY